One Thiocapsa bogorovii DNA segment encodes these proteins:
- the nadA gene encoding quinolinate synthase NadA — protein MSIRTPEHASRPAIEVPPHPQWPVLSTQEKDALRDRIKALLKAQDAVLVAHYYTDADLQALAEETGGCVSDSLEMARFGAASSAQTLMVCGVRFMGETAKILNPEKRILMPDLRATCSLDEGCPADAFGAFCDAHPDHTVVVYANTSAEVKARSDWVVTSSIALPVVAYLAEQGRKILWAPDKHLGHYVQRMTGADMLLWDGACVVHEEFKSFALERVRKLHPEAAVLVHPESPDEVVDQADVVGSTTQLIKAVVEMPNREFIVATDAGIFWKMHQLAPEKTLIPAPTAGEGATCESCAHCPWMAMNALQNLEQTLLKGDQEILIDPDLGERALVPIRRMLEFARERGFGTRRDAD, from the coding sequence ATGAGCATCCGAACACCCGAGCACGCATCGAGACCCGCCATCGAGGTCCCGCCGCACCCGCAATGGCCAGTGCTGAGCACGCAGGAGAAGGACGCGCTCAGGGACCGGATCAAGGCACTGCTCAAGGCGCAGGATGCAGTCTTGGTCGCCCACTACTATACGGATGCCGATCTCCAGGCCCTCGCGGAAGAGACCGGCGGATGCGTTTCCGATTCCTTGGAGATGGCCCGGTTCGGGGCCGCCAGCAGCGCGCAGACGCTGATGGTCTGCGGCGTTCGCTTTATGGGCGAGACGGCAAAGATCCTCAATCCCGAGAAGCGGATCCTCATGCCGGATCTTCGGGCCACCTGCTCCCTCGACGAAGGCTGTCCGGCCGACGCCTTCGGTGCCTTCTGCGATGCCCACCCCGACCACACCGTCGTGGTCTATGCCAACACCAGCGCCGAGGTGAAGGCAAGATCGGACTGGGTCGTCACCTCCAGCATCGCCCTACCCGTGGTCGCCTATCTCGCCGAGCAGGGTCGCAAGATTCTCTGGGCGCCCGACAAGCATCTGGGCCACTACGTTCAGCGCATGACCGGGGCGGACATGCTGCTCTGGGATGGCGCGTGCGTGGTGCACGAAGAGTTCAAATCGTTCGCGTTGGAGCGTGTCCGCAAGCTCCACCCAGAGGCGGCCGTGCTGGTTCATCCCGAATCTCCGGACGAGGTCGTCGATCAGGCCGACGTGGTCGGCTCGACCACCCAGCTCATCAAGGCCGTGGTCGAGATGCCGAACCGGGAGTTCATCGTCGCGACCGACGCCGGCATTTTCTGGAAGATGCACCAGCTCGCGCCCGAAAAGACACTGATCCCGGCGCCGACAGCCGGCGAAGGGGCAACCTGCGAAAGCTGTGCACATTGTCCGTGGATGGCAATGAATGCATTACAAAATTTAGAGCAGACCCTACTCAAGGGCGACCAAGAGATCCTGATCGATCCTGACCTCGGCGAGCGCGCTTTGGTGCCGATTCGCCGGATGCTCGAGTTCGCGCGCGAGCGCGGGTTCGGCACGCGACGCGACGCGGACTGA
- a CDS encoding NapC/NirT family cytochrome c, with translation MSEARKSKRRTSLVVLALVFLAGIGFAGAMTGGLAYSNRMELCVSCHSLQVPYAEYRESVHFKNASGVQATCADCHVPREFFPKLHAKLMAAKDVYHEIIGTIDTPEKFEAHRWTMANRVWDRMKANDSRTCRSCHEFSNMDLSAQGRSARSRHGAAEDRGQTCIDCHKGIVHELPDEPPEESATAQESASVDPDAA, from the coding sequence ATGTCCGAAGCCCGCAAATCCAAACGCAGGACATCACTTGTCGTCCTGGCATTGGTGTTTCTCGCGGGGATCGGTTTTGCCGGCGCAATGACCGGCGGCCTAGCGTATTCGAACCGCATGGAGCTCTGCGTCTCCTGTCACAGCCTGCAAGTCCCCTATGCGGAATATCGCGAGAGCGTCCATTTCAAGAACGCCTCCGGGGTTCAGGCGACCTGTGCGGACTGTCATGTGCCTCGGGAATTCTTCCCGAAGCTCCACGCGAAGTTGATGGCCGCTAAAGACGTGTACCACGAGATCATCGGGACGATCGACACCCCGGAGAAGTTCGAGGCGCACCGATGGACGATGGCGAATCGCGTCTGGGACCGCATGAAGGCGAACGATTCGCGCACCTGCAGGTCCTGCCATGAATTCTCCAACATGGACCTATCGGCCCAGGGTCGCTCCGCCCGCAGCAGGCACGGGGCGGCGGAAGATCGCGGTCAGACCTGCATCGACTGCCACAAGGGAATCGTACACGAGTTACCCGATGAACCGCCCGAGGAATCGGCAACGGCACAGGAGAGCGCATCCGTTGATCCGGACGCCGCCTGA
- a CDS encoding ankyrin repeat domain-containing protein, producing the protein MSQTPRARRHPRWIALLLLTVAMLLAPVLATAATSDDPSPDLGKELRLAAMIGDIEAVSDLLDQAVPVDAANEFGKTALMIAVESGDLETVALLLSRGANVNARTVASCTPLTFAAEHGNIGITAILIERGANVHDRTRSGWDPLMIASRYGITDMAEQLLFRGADPKASDRDGRTALMLAAAHGQVQVVDLLIDAGAELESKDKEGETALLIAADAGYWHVVKALLDAGADVNARDGLGATPLILAVSQGHPDAAKLLLERGANPNLQDEDGTSALMEAVVTDHAALIRLLLNYRANPALTNRDGRTAADLAEQRGNQEATALLVQRPDS; encoded by the coding sequence ATGAGTCAGACTCCCCGTGCAAGGCGACATCCGCGATGGATCGCACTGTTGTTGCTCACGGTCGCGATGCTGCTCGCTCCGGTTCTTGCTACCGCCGCGACGAGCGATGATCCGAGCCCGGATCTCGGCAAAGAGCTGCGGCTCGCCGCGATGATCGGCGACATCGAGGCCGTCTCGGACCTGCTCGATCAGGCTGTGCCGGTGGATGCCGCAAACGAGTTCGGTAAAACGGCCCTGATGATCGCCGTGGAATCCGGCGATCTCGAGACGGTCGCACTGCTGCTGAGCCGTGGGGCCAACGTGAATGCCCGCACCGTGGCGAGCTGCACGCCGCTCACCTTTGCCGCCGAGCACGGCAATATCGGCATCACCGCAATCCTGATCGAGCGCGGAGCCAACGTACACGACCGCACCCGCAGCGGATGGGATCCTTTGATGATCGCCTCGCGCTACGGAATCACGGACATGGCAGAGCAGCTGCTCTTCCGAGGCGCCGACCCCAAGGCCTCGGACCGTGACGGTCGGACCGCCCTCATGTTGGCCGCCGCGCACGGACAGGTCCAGGTCGTCGACCTCTTGATCGACGCCGGCGCGGAGCTCGAATCCAAAGACAAGGAGGGCGAGACGGCATTGTTGATCGCAGCGGACGCGGGATACTGGCATGTCGTGAAGGCTCTGCTCGATGCGGGTGCCGATGTCAACGCACGCGACGGCCTCGGGGCGACACCGCTGATCCTGGCCGTCAGTCAGGGGCATCCGGATGCGGCAAAGCTCCTGTTGGAGCGCGGGGCTAATCCGAATCTTCAGGACGAAGACGGTACGTCCGCATTGATGGAAGCGGTCGTCACGGACCACGCAGCATTGATTCGACTTCTGTTGAACTATCGCGCCAACCCCGCCTTGACCAACCGCGACGGGCGCACCGCGGCGGACCTGGCGGAGCAACGCGGAAATCAGGAGGCCACCGCACTGCTGGTGCAGCGGCCGGACTCCTGA
- a CDS encoding c-type cytochrome, whose product MATISPRLALIAGAFALGLSSGANADATASMLANTCAGCHGTHGQSAGPASPIIAGINQIVFVDMMEGYKSGDIYSTIMGRIAKGYTEDEIEKMAEFFNSQEFKPAQQEYDTALVDQGAKLHDKYCENCHAEGGIPLRDEETGEDAEDYYLLAGQWTPYLEFTMSDFREDRREIPKKMRSKLDDLLEKDGDAGLAAVFAFYASQQ is encoded by the coding sequence ATGGCCACGATATCACCAAGATTGGCCCTTATCGCCGGCGCGTTCGCGCTCGGCCTATCGTCGGGCGCGAATGCCGACGCTACCGCATCGATGCTTGCCAATACCTGTGCCGGCTGTCACGGCACCCACGGTCAAAGTGCCGGTCCGGCATCGCCCATCATCGCAGGGATCAACCAGATCGTGTTCGTCGATATGATGGAGGGCTATAAGAGCGGGGACATCTACTCCACGATCATGGGCCGGATCGCCAAGGGCTACACGGAGGACGAGATCGAGAAGATGGCGGAATTCTTCAACTCCCAGGAGTTCAAGCCCGCCCAGCAGGAGTACGACACGGCGCTGGTCGATCAGGGGGCGAAGCTGCACGACAAGTACTGCGAGAACTGCCATGCCGAGGGCGGTATCCCGCTTCGCGACGAAGAAACCGGCGAAGACGCCGAGGACTATTACCTCCTCGCCGGCCAGTGGACGCCCTATCTCGAATTCACCATGTCGGACTTCCGGGAGGACCGTCGCGAGATCCCCAAGAAGATGAGAAGCAAGCTGGATGACCTTCTCGAGAAGGACGGAGACGCGGGTCTCGCCGCCGTGTTTGCCTTTTACGCGAGCCAGCAGTAA
- a CDS encoding FCSD flavin-binding domain-containing protein: protein MKINRRDFVKVAGAATAVGLVGAPHLALGATQKVVIVGGGTGGATAARYIKMADSSIDVTVIEPDKEYITCYLSNEVLGGDRAFDSLKVGYDGLKALGINVVHDTASGIDAEKKTVKTSGGTEFGYDRCIVAPGIQILFDKVEGYSEEAAQKAPHAWKAGEQTLILRKQLEDMADGGVVVISAPANPFRCPPGPYERASQIAHYFKANKPKSKVIILDSKQAFSKQALFTQAWERLYGFGTDDSLIEWRPGPDAAVSLVKVDEMMVETGFGDEIKADIINIIPPQRAGEIAQTAGLADDSGWCPVEAISFESKLQKGIHVIGDACIAGAMPKSGYAANSQAKVAAAAVVAMLKGEEPGTPSYVNTCYSIVGTDYGISVAGVYRMSADGSTIDSVEGSGGVTPIDAPDWAHAREVQYAYSWYKNIVKDSFG from the coding sequence ATGAAGATCAACAGACGTGATTTCGTAAAGGTTGCCGGTGCCGCGACAGCTGTCGGACTGGTCGGTGCGCCACACCTGGCATTGGGCGCGACGCAGAAGGTCGTGATCGTCGGCGGTGGAACGGGCGGAGCGACTGCCGCCAGGTACATCAAGATGGCCGATTCGAGTATCGACGTTACCGTCATCGAGCCCGACAAGGAATACATCACCTGCTATCTGAGCAACGAGGTGCTCGGCGGCGATCGCGCCTTCGATTCGCTCAAGGTCGGATACGACGGTCTCAAAGCGCTCGGGATCAACGTCGTCCATGACACGGCCAGCGGCATCGACGCCGAGAAGAAGACCGTCAAGACTTCGGGCGGCACCGAGTTCGGTTACGACCGTTGCATCGTCGCGCCGGGTATTCAGATCCTGTTCGACAAGGTCGAAGGCTACAGTGAAGAGGCCGCCCAAAAGGCGCCGCATGCGTGGAAGGCCGGCGAGCAAACCCTGATCCTACGTAAACAACTCGAGGACATGGCAGACGGTGGCGTCGTGGTCATCTCCGCACCGGCCAACCCCTTCCGCTGCCCGCCCGGACCTTACGAGCGCGCCAGCCAGATCGCCCACTACTTCAAGGCCAACAAGCCCAAGTCGAAGGTGATCATCCTCGACTCCAAGCAGGCGTTCTCCAAGCAGGCACTCTTCACCCAAGCGTGGGAGCGGCTCTACGGCTTCGGGACCGACGACTCCCTGATCGAGTGGCGTCCAGGTCCGGACGCAGCCGTTAGCCTGGTGAAGGTCGACGAGATGATGGTGGAGACCGGTTTCGGAGACGAGATCAAAGCCGACATCATCAACATCATCCCGCCGCAGCGGGCCGGCGAGATCGCGCAGACCGCGGGTCTCGCCGACGACAGCGGCTGGTGCCCGGTGGAAGCCATCTCCTTCGAGTCCAAACTGCAAAAGGGCATTCATGTGATCGGCGATGCCTGTATCGCCGGTGCGATGCCCAAGTCCGGCTATGCGGCCAACAGCCAGGCCAAGGTCGCGGCTGCTGCGGTGGTCGCCATGCTCAAGGGCGAGGAGCCGGGGACGCCGTCCTACGTCAACACCTGCTACTCGATCGTCGGCACGGACTACGGTATCTCGGTCGCCGGTGTCTACCGTATGTCCGCAGACGGCAGCACGATCGACAGTGTCGAGGGCTCCGGCGGTGTCACACCGATCGATGCCCCGGATTGGGCGCATGCGCGCGAGGTGCAGTACGCCTACAGTTGGTACAAGAACATCGTGAAAGACTCATTCGGTTGA
- a CDS encoding DUF2333 family protein yields MNEKPATVPLGPDERRDPARNPGHDSSTADQSSPTETRPHARKRSRFSALRILAIGFVLYAVVVLALGVVWSRQPAKFDVAALQSQEIETYGGKALPGTAVVAAAIGVGETLLDKPGGFLYNDLTPPGLYLDNMPKWEYGALKELRDSVRALRNDFSRSQTQSIESEHAKQADVKLAIDASSWLLPSAEEEYRQAVDSLRLFMRDLATGQDRSVRFYARADNLAAYLSIVEKRLGSLALRLSASVGDHELTAALVQNVDGTNVEPEATQVRSGDSATPWHLVDNTFYEARGYTWALLHMMKAISIDFADILASKNADMSMQQIIRDLEGASKPMVSPIVLNGHGYGFVANHSLVMASYISRANAAVLDLRILMQQG; encoded by the coding sequence ATGAACGAGAAACCGGCAACGGTTCCGCTGGGTCCAGACGAGCGCAGGGATCCCGCGCGGAATCCCGGCCATGATTCGAGTACAGCCGATCAGTCGAGTCCGACGGAGACGCGACCACACGCCCGGAAGCGTTCGCGATTCTCCGCATTACGGATCCTGGCGATCGGATTTGTTCTCTATGCCGTCGTGGTGCTTGCGCTTGGCGTCGTCTGGTCTCGTCAGCCTGCTAAATTCGACGTCGCAGCGCTCCAGAGCCAAGAGATCGAGACCTATGGAGGCAAGGCGCTGCCCGGGACGGCCGTCGTCGCCGCGGCGATCGGCGTGGGGGAGACACTCTTGGACAAGCCCGGTGGGTTTCTCTACAACGATCTCACCCCGCCGGGGCTGTATCTGGACAACATGCCGAAATGGGAATACGGGGCGCTCAAGGAACTTCGTGATTCCGTGCGTGCGCTTCGCAACGATTTCAGCCGCTCCCAGACCCAGTCCATCGAGAGCGAACATGCAAAGCAGGCCGACGTGAAGCTCGCGATCGATGCCTCGTCCTGGCTCCTCCCGTCGGCCGAAGAGGAGTATCGCCAAGCCGTCGATTCCTTGCGTCTGTTCATGCGCGATCTTGCCACCGGTCAAGACCGAAGCGTGCGCTTCTACGCCCGTGCCGACAATCTCGCGGCCTACCTCTCGATCGTCGAGAAGCGGCTCGGCAGCCTTGCGCTGCGCTTGAGTGCGAGCGTGGGCGATCACGAGCTGACCGCTGCCCTGGTGCAAAACGTCGATGGAACCAATGTTGAGCCCGAGGCGACGCAGGTTCGCTCCGGCGATTCGGCGACGCCTTGGCACCTGGTCGACAACACCTTTTACGAAGCGCGCGGCTATACCTGGGCCTTGTTGCACATGATGAAGGCCATCTCTATCGATTTCGCCGATATCCTCGCGTCCAAGAATGCGGATATGTCTATGCAGCAGATCATTCGCGATCTCGAGGGCGCGAGCAAACCGATGGTCAGCCCGATCGTGCTCAACGGGCACGGCTACGGCTTCGTGGCCAATCACTCCCTGGTGATGGCGTCCTATATCTCGCGCGCCAATGCGGCCGTGCTGGATCTTCGCATCCTCATGCAGCAGGGCTGA
- a CDS encoding DUF502 domain-containing protein produces MTHIRRNLLTGVVTVIPLMVTSFVFIFFLDLLSGIGRPKVIILANAVRPLSPEFARWISEVPWLSSALAISLTLLMLYLLGWAVTHLIGRRILSGLEGWLRRIPFVTTIYGATKRLVEAFRSDGIETPRRVVLIEFPHSEMKAVGFHTHTMIDRESGIELAAVYVPTAPNPTGGYLEIVPVDRIIPQDWTVDEAMTFVVSGGTTAPETIRFTRPGASRGGHPRTATSAAVTPEGLMCPLGARSANR; encoded by the coding sequence ATGACACATATCCGGAGAAATCTACTCACCGGGGTGGTGACCGTGATCCCCCTCATGGTGACCTCCTTTGTCTTCATTTTTTTTCTGGACCTACTCTCGGGGATCGGGCGACCTAAGGTCATCATCCTCGCCAACGCCGTGCGGCCGCTATCGCCGGAGTTTGCTCGTTGGATCTCGGAGGTTCCTTGGCTGTCCTCGGCGCTCGCAATCTCGCTCACGCTGCTGATGTTGTATCTGCTCGGTTGGGCCGTCACACATCTCATCGGGCGCAGGATCCTGTCGGGGCTGGAGGGATGGCTCAGGCGCATCCCCTTCGTGACGACAATCTACGGAGCAACGAAGAGGCTCGTCGAGGCATTTCGAAGCGACGGGATCGAGACGCCGCGGAGGGTCGTGTTGATCGAATTCCCCCACAGCGAGATGAAGGCAGTGGGCTTTCACACGCACACCATGATCGATCGGGAAAGCGGTATCGAATTGGCGGCAGTCTATGTTCCGACCGCGCCGAACCCAACCGGCGGATACCTTGAGATCGTCCCCGTCGATCGAATTATTCCGCAGGACTGGACGGTCGACGAGGCCATGACCTTTGTCGTCTCGGGCGGCACAACAGCACCCGAGACGATACGATTCACCCGTCCCGGTGCGAGCCGGGGCGGGCATCCGAGGACGGCGACGTCCGCCGCCGTCACGCCAGAGGGCCTCATGTGCCCTCTCGGCGCGCGGTCGGCAAACCGCTGA
- a CDS encoding Na+/H+ antiporter subunit E — MHLRTVFAHPRAFLVRTVGFAFVWVVLVGPDPASWTIGGPFVVAATLASLRLSEPRDRKLSLIRLAGFVPYFLRESLRGGLDVAARVLVPRLRVQPGNQEYSVRLKSPEARLIFIDSISLLPGTLSADLLGDRLTVHALDVRTDVEGDLIALERRIAAVFGESLEPSPDTAKAHRSPAPPEART, encoded by the coding sequence ATGCATCTTCGAACCGTCTTCGCACACCCTCGGGCGTTCCTGGTCAGGACGGTCGGCTTCGCGTTCGTCTGGGTGGTCCTGGTCGGGCCGGATCCCGCCTCATGGACGATCGGTGGGCCTTTCGTCGTCGCGGCGACGCTGGCAAGCTTGAGACTGTCCGAGCCGCGGGACCGGAAGCTGTCACTGATTCGCTTGGCGGGGTTCGTTCCCTATTTCTTGCGGGAGTCACTCCGCGGCGGACTCGACGTGGCCGCGCGTGTCCTGGTCCCGAGGCTGCGTGTTCAGCCCGGAAATCAGGAGTATTCGGTCCGCCTGAAGAGCCCGGAGGCACGTTTGATCTTCATCGACAGCATCAGCCTCTTGCCCGGAACCCTGAGCGCGGATCTACTCGGAGATCGGCTGACGGTGCACGCCCTCGACGTCCGTACGGACGTCGAGGGCGACTTGATTGCACTCGAGCGACGTATCGCCGCGGTGTTCGGCGAATCGCTCGAACCAAGTCCGGACACAGCGAAGGCGCACAGATCTCCGGCGCCTCCCGAGGCGCGCACGTGA
- a CDS encoding monovalent cation/H+ antiporter complex subunit F has translation MSALLLIVALVLMAGIAAGLIRVAVGPTPSDRMMAAQLMGTSGIGVILLLAPVLAVPALIDVALIFSLLAAVAVTAFTRRRRADNGD, from the coding sequence GTGAGCGCACTCCTCCTCATCGTCGCTCTCGTGTTGATGGCCGGTATTGCGGCCGGTTTGATCCGCGTCGCCGTAGGTCCGACCCCGTCGGACCGCATGATGGCTGCGCAGTTGATGGGCACATCCGGAATCGGCGTGATCCTGCTCCTCGCCCCGGTTCTCGCGGTCCCGGCACTGATCGATGTCGCGCTGATCTTTTCGCTGCTCGCCGCCGTCGCCGTGACGGCCTTCACCCGGCGGCGTCGCGCGGACAACGGAGACTGA
- a CDS encoding cation:proton antiporter translates to MDPIQLVSGASLMVGAFFFVAGTVGLIRLPDRFSRLHALTKADNVGLGLVVLGLMPLAPDLFYGVKLVLVWLLVVIAGATGAHLIAKRALRGDGEDVL, encoded by the coding sequence ATGGATCCGATCCAACTCGTCTCAGGCGCCTCGCTGATGGTCGGCGCCTTCTTTTTCGTTGCCGGCACGGTCGGACTGATTCGACTGCCCGACCGCTTCAGTCGGCTCCACGCCCTGACCAAGGCCGACAATGTCGGCCTCGGGCTCGTCGTGCTCGGTCTAATGCCGCTGGCGCCCGACCTCTTCTACGGCGTCAAGCTCGTCTTGGTTTGGCTGCTCGTGGTGATCGCGGGTGCAACGGGCGCGCACCTCATCGCCAAGCGCGCCCTGCGCGGCGACGGCGAGGACGTTCTATGA
- a CDS encoding Na(+)/H(+) antiporter subunit B, protein MNALLTVFDLLLTLTLLGLAVVTLTSREPRRAVILFIAFGLLLALVWARLRAPDLALAEAAIGAGLSGALMLAAARRASGRQASPDDGREGDEAP, encoded by the coding sequence ATGAACGCCCTTCTCACCGTCTTCGATCTGCTCTTGACCTTGACCTTGCTCGGCCTTGCCGTCGTCACCCTGACGAGCCGCGAGCCGCGGCGAGCCGTCATCCTATTTATCGCGTTCGGGCTACTGCTCGCGCTGGTCTGGGCACGACTTCGCGCGCCCGATCTAGCGCTCGCGGAGGCCGCGATCGGGGCCGGCCTCAGCGGAGCCTTGATGCTCGCCGCGGCCCGGCGGGCCTCGGGTCGTCAGGCCTCTCCGGACGACGGCCGCGAAGGGGACGAGGCGCCGTGA
- a CDS encoding MnhB domain-containing protein encodes MIRPVEHILIPLGLIAVGALLGWSFFLAVTGEAGERLAAVALAHVPDSGVSNPVTSVLLNFRAYDTLLELAVLLTALLGIWSLGSADAGFQPAASVLEGMVAGFVPLLILSAGYMLWVGAYAPGGAFQAGALLGAAGVMLALAGHPNAGLPSEGRLRLLVALGVFVFATTGLLLMVVGDGFLTYPAGLAKWLILMIETAATLAIGATLAAAYLGGIPAAHPKTGETA; translated from the coding sequence GTGATCCGGCCGGTAGAGCACATCCTCATCCCGCTCGGGCTGATCGCCGTCGGCGCCTTGCTCGGCTGGTCATTCTTTCTGGCGGTAACGGGCGAGGCGGGGGAGCGGCTCGCAGCAGTCGCACTGGCGCACGTCCCCGACAGCGGCGTATCCAACCCGGTGACCTCCGTCCTGCTGAACTTCCGAGCCTACGACACCCTACTCGAGCTCGCGGTGCTCTTGACCGCGTTGCTCGGCATCTGGTCCCTCGGGTCAGCCGATGCCGGCTTTCAGCCGGCGGCGAGCGTCCTCGAGGGCATGGTCGCCGGGTTTGTCCCGCTGTTGATCCTCTCTGCCGGATACATGCTGTGGGTCGGCGCCTATGCGCCGGGTGGCGCTTTTCAGGCCGGCGCGCTCCTAGGTGCGGCCGGCGTCATGCTTGCGCTTGCCGGACATCCGAACGCCGGACTTCCGTCCGAGGGCCGGCTTCGGCTCCTCGTCGCGCTCGGCGTCTTTGTCTTCGCGACGACGGGTCTGCTGCTCATGGTCGTTGGCGACGGCTTTCTGACCTACCCTGCGGGCCTCGCGAAATGGCTCATTCTGATGATCGAGACGGCCGCCACCCTGGCCATCGGTGCAACCCTCGCGGCGGCTTACTTGGGCGGCATCCCCGCCGCACACCCCAAAACCGGAGAGACGGCGTGA
- a CDS encoding NADH-quinone oxidoreductase subunit K, with translation MTNQVLFAQLLYGGSGILLILLGLWSFLVHAPLLRKLIAINVMGAGVFHILVAIAYRGIETPPDPVPHALVLTGIVVAVSATALALAFGKRLDQDADPG, from the coding sequence GTGACCAACCAGGTCCTTTTCGCCCAGCTCCTCTACGGCGGCTCCGGGATCCTGCTGATACTCCTCGGTCTCTGGTCGTTTCTCGTGCATGCGCCCTTGCTGCGCAAGCTGATTGCGATCAACGTAATGGGGGCCGGTGTCTTCCACATCCTGGTCGCCATTGCCTATCGCGGGATCGAAACCCCGCCGGATCCGGTCCCGCACGCCCTGGTACTGACCGGGATCGTGGTTGCCGTGAGCGCCACGGCGCTCGCCTTGGCGTTCGGCAAGCGGCTGGATCAAGACGCTGATCCAGGATGA
- a CDS encoding complex I subunit 5 family protein — MIDALPLSVTLPLLGAFAVTVWPAHARALGLLAAVLTAASALTVTAAVWTEGVLRADLGGWGAPLGIALEADGLSAAFLSMANTVALAISVYAGGYFKRESARHFWPLWLLLWSALNGLFLAADLFNLYVTLELLGLSAAALGALTGTREAVAANLRYLLVGLLGSMSYLLGVALVYTAYGVLDIGLVAEAIEPGPVAWTAMTLMISGLILKAALFPMHFWLPPAHANAPAPVSAALSALVVKAAFYLVLRLWLDVFAPVLNEAAANLLGILGAAAVVWGSWRALRAERLKLLAAYSTVAQMGYLFIAFPLLAATPPGLARDNLLAAVVLLALTHGFAKAGFFLAAGMVQKTAGHDRIDELGGAAQALPAATFAIGLAGVALIGLPPSGTFLAKWMMLEQAMILGLWWWLVVMMIGTLLAAAYIFRVLSRAFNREPTPYRFVNDARTELPALLLGLIATFGLGIAAQPLWALLEQGAFG; from the coding sequence ATGATCGACGCCCTCCCCCTCTCGGTCACCCTGCCGCTGCTGGGCGCTTTTGCGGTCACCGTCTGGCCCGCACATGCGCGCGCTCTGGGTCTCCTGGCCGCCGTGCTCACGGCCGCGAGCGCTCTGACCGTCACGGCGGCGGTTTGGACCGAGGGCGTCCTCAGGGCCGATCTCGGCGGCTGGGGAGCACCGCTGGGCATCGCCCTGGAGGCCGACGGACTCTCGGCGGCCTTCCTGTCGATGGCCAACACGGTGGCGCTCGCCATCAGTGTCTATGCCGGGGGCTACTTCAAGCGCGAGAGCGCGCGTCACTTCTGGCCCCTCTGGCTGCTGCTGTGGAGCGCATTGAACGGACTCTTCCTCGCGGCCGATCTGTTCAACCTCTACGTGACGCTGGAGCTTCTCGGCCTCTCCGCGGCGGCCTTAGGCGCGCTCACCGGAACGCGCGAGGCGGTCGCCGCGAATCTGCGTTACCTATTGGTCGGTCTACTCGGTTCCATGAGCTATCTGCTCGGCGTCGCCCTCGTTTACACCGCCTACGGGGTTCTGGATATCGGCCTGGTCGCCGAGGCCATCGAGCCCGGACCGGTTGCCTGGACCGCCATGACCCTGATGATCAGCGGACTGATCCTGAAGGCCGCCCTCTTCCCGATGCATTTTTGGCTCCCGCCCGCCCATGCCAACGCCCCGGCGCCGGTCAGCGCCGCCTTGTCGGCCCTGGTGGTCAAGGCCGCCTTCTATCTGGTCTTGCGCCTCTGGCTCGACGTCTTCGCGCCGGTGCTCAACGAGGCCGCTGCGAATCTCCTCGGCATCCTCGGCGCCGCCGCTGTCGTATGGGGGTCTTGGAGGGCGCTGCGTGCCGAGCGCCTGAAGCTCCTCGCGGCCTACTCGACCGTCGCCCAGATGGGCTATTTATTCATCGCCTTTCCCCTCCTGGCCGCGACCCCGCCCGGCTTGGCGCGGGACAATCTCCTTGCCGCCGTCGTCTTGCTTGCCCTGACCCACGGCTTTGCCAAGGCCGGTTTCTTCCTCGCCGCCGGGATGGTACAGAAGACCGCCGGCCACGATCGGATCGACGAGCTCGGCGGCGCCGCGCAGGCGCTGCCCGCGGCCACCTTTGCGATCGGCCTGGCCGGTGTCGCACTCATCGGTCTGCCGCCGAGCGGGACCTTTCTCGCGAAGTGGATGATGCTCGAGCAGGCGATGATCCTGGGGCTCTGGTGGTGGCTGGTCGTGATGATGATCGGCACCTTGCTCGCGGCCGCCTATATCTTTCGGGTCCTCAGCCGGGCCTTCAATCGCGAGCCCACGCCCTATCGTTTCGTCAACGACGCGCGCACCGAGTTGCCGGCACTCCTGCTCGGGCTGATCGCAACCTTCGGCCTCGGGATCGCCGCACAGCCACTGTGGGCCTTGCTCGAGCAGGGAGCATTCGGATGA